The genomic region CATTAAATAATAATTGGCCTGTTTTGCTAATTCAAATAATACAGATATCCCATTGGCTGTATTAAAGTCATCATCCATTTCCTTTACAAATTCTTCGTGTAACGATTGGATCGTATTTAACCACTTTTCATCGTTCTCGCCTAGATTAACACTCATTTCTTTGCGGTGCTGCAGATTTTGGAAAGATGTTTTTAGACGCTCCAGCGATTTTTCTGCGTTCTCCACGAGTTCACGGCTAAAGTTAATCGGATGGCGATAATGAACAGATAACATGAAAAACCGAAGAACTTGCGGGTTTAATTCTTGAATAATATCATGCACAAGAATAAAGTTTCCTAATGACTTTGACATCTTTTCGTTGTCAATATTAATATAGCCATTATGCATCCAATAGTTTGCAAAAGGTTTTCCTGTTAGGGCTTCTGATTGGGCAATTTCATTTTCATGATGCGGAAAAGCCAAATCTTGACCGCCCGCGTGTATATCAAGCGTATCACCTAAATATTTTCTTGCCATCGCCGAGCATTCTATATGCCAGCCTGGACGCCCGTCACCCCATGGGCTAGACCATTTGATTTCATTTTCTTTGGCTGCTTTCCATAGGACAAAATCGAGCGGATCTTCCTTCTTTTCCCCTACTTCAATCCTTGCCCCTACCTGAAGCTCATCTACCGACTGATGCGAGAGTTTGCCATATCCATCAAAACGTCTTGTTCTAAAGTAGACATCCCCGCCAGACTCATAGGCATAGCCTTTATCAATCAGCGTTTGGATAAACTCGATGATCGTATCAATATTTTCCGTCACTCGAGGGTGAAGTGTTGCTTTTTCGGTACCCAAAGCTGCAATATCTTCAAAATATGCCTCAATAAAGCGTTCTGTTAAAGTATGAACATCCTCCTTTAACTCATTAGCCGCTTTAATGATTTTATCATCTACATCAGTAAAGTTTGAAACATACTGAACATCGTAGCCGCGAAATGTTAAGTAGCGCCGAACTGTATCAAACACAATAACAGGTCTCGCATTGCCTATATGAATATAATTGTATACGGTTGGACCGCAAACATACATTTTTACTTTTCCTGGTTCAATCGGGGTAAATTCCTCTTTTTTTCTAGTTAAAGTATTATATATTTGAATGGACATTCGAGCGTTCGCTCCCTTCTTTTTTTATCGCTGCAAGTTCTTCACGTAATTGGGCGAGTTCTTCTTCAAGCTGTTTAATCCGGTCTGTAATTGGATCTGGCAGGTCGCGATGATTTAAATCCTTCTGGATTCGAACTCCATCCTGAATGACGACCTTTCCTGGAATCCCAACCACTGTAGAATTCGGCGGTACATCCTTGAGTACGACTGAACCCGCTCCGATTTTAGCATTTTCCCCTATCACAATCGATCCTAATACCTTTGCTCCTGTTGCAATCAATGCGTTGTCCTTTATCGTCGGATGCCTTTTGCCTTTTTCTTTTCCAGTTCCGCCTAGAGTAACACCCTGGAATACTGTTACA from Bacillus oleivorans harbors:
- the cysS gene encoding cysteine--tRNA ligase gives rise to the protein MSIQIYNTLTRKKEEFTPIEPGKVKMYVCGPTVYNYIHIGNARPVIVFDTVRRYLTFRGYDVQYVSNFTDVDDKIIKAANELKEDVHTLTERFIEAYFEDIAALGTEKATLHPRVTENIDTIIEFIQTLIDKGYAYESGGDVYFRTRRFDGYGKLSHQSVDELQVGARIEVGEKKEDPLDFVLWKAAKENEIKWSSPWGDGRPGWHIECSAMARKYLGDTLDIHAGGQDLAFPHHENEIAQSEALTGKPFANYWMHNGYINIDNEKMSKSLGNFILVHDIIQELNPQVLRFFMLSVHYRHPINFSRELVENAEKSLERLKTSFQNLQHRKEMSVNLGENDEKWLNTIQSLHEEFVKEMDDDFNTANGISVLFELAKQANYYLMEKNSSVEVLDAFINKFKDLFSVLGISIKEEELLDEEIEALIEQRIQARKDRNFALADEIRDRLKEQNIILEDTPQGTRWKRG
- the cysE gene encoding serine O-acetyltransferase → MFKRLKEDIEVVFDQDPAARNTIEVILTYSGLHAIWAHRIAHAFYKRRFFFIARSISQISRFFTGIEIHPGAKIGRRFFIDHGMGVVIGETCEIGDNVTVFQGVTLGGTGKEKGKRHPTIKDNALIATGAKVLGSIVIGENAKIGAGSVVLKDVPPNSTVVGIPGKVVIQDGVRIQKDLNHRDLPDPITDRIKQLEEELAQLREELAAIKKEGSERSNVHSNI